The following proteins are co-located in the Deltaproteobacteria bacterium genome:
- the hemW gene encoding radical SAM family heme chaperone HemW, whose amino-acid sequence MAQYTDTFGIYVHIPYCRRVCSYCDFNVYLYKRAKWSEFIRAVVSELSTRGLAFNGLKAQSIYFGGGTPSLAPAKFYASIMEEIKRQYIIVDDAEITVEVDPATLTLAGYQQLKQFGVNRISLGWQSSHDAFLKKLGRGHTAVDSEQAYHWARQTGFNNISLDLLFAIPDETMQHLECDLANIARLAPDHVSLYALTYHEGTDLYRRRQAGRIKPVSESFEAEMMLYIEDRLAKLGYEHYEVSNYARAQKRSKHNQLYWHGGQYLGVGPGAHSFKREAWHQGWRWETRREPTEYIEAWLSRKGATFAGIPKSNDYSISFVESLDTQALMNERLLLSMRLSDGIDISELANDVEITQIEQAAIKAQAIGWLKRDDTRLLPTSLGLMNADALALMLM is encoded by the coding sequence ATGGCTCAATACACCGACACATTTGGTATTTATGTGCATATACCATATTGTCGGCGCGTTTGTTCTTACTGCGATTTTAATGTTTATCTATATAAGCGCGCCAAGTGGTCTGAATTCATTAGGGCGGTAGTTTCTGAGTTAAGTACTCGTGGTCTCGCATTTAACGGCCTAAAGGCACAATCAATATATTTTGGTGGTGGCACACCATCACTGGCCCCAGCCAAATTTTACGCAAGCATTATGGAAGAGATTAAGCGTCAATATATAATTGTTGATGATGCAGAAATTACCGTTGAGGTTGATCCTGCGACTTTAACACTTGCAGGTTATCAACAACTAAAACAATTTGGAGTAAATCGCATAAGTTTGGGCTGGCAATCATCACATGATGCTTTTTTAAAAAAGCTGGGGCGTGGTCATACAGCGGTCGACAGTGAACAAGCATATCATTGGGCTCGGCAAACCGGGTTTAATAATATTTCTTTAGATTTATTATTCGCTATTCCTGATGAAACCATGCAGCACCTTGAATGTGATCTTGCAAATATTGCACGCTTAGCGCCAGATCATGTATCGCTTTATGCGCTTACTTATCATGAGGGTACTGATTTATATCGGCGACGCCAAGCAGGACGAATAAAACCAGTAAGCGAAAGTTTTGAAGCCGAAATGATGTTATATATTGAAGATAGATTAGCAAAGCTTGGTTATGAACATTATGAGGTGTCTAATTATGCTCGGGCGCAAAAGCGCTCAAAGCATAATCAACTTTATTGGCATGGCGGCCAGTATTTAGGGGTAGGTCCTGGGGCACATAGTTTTAAGCGTGAAGCTTGGCATCAAGGCTGGCGATGGGAGACAAGGCGAGAGCCTACTGAATATATTGAAGCTTGGTTATCAAGAAAGGGTGCAACCTTTGCAGGTATACCAAAATCAAATGACTACAGCATTAGCTTTGTAGAATCTTTAGATACGCAAGCATTAATGAATGAGCGATTGTTACTGAGTATGCGCCTCAGTGATGGCATTGATATAAGTGAATTAGCTAATGATGTTGAGATAACGCAAATTGAACAAGCAGCAATCAAAGCCCAAGCAATAGGTTGGCTAAAGCGCGATGATACACGTTTGTTACCAACTAGTTTAGGATTGATGAATGCTGATGCATTGGCACTGATGTTAATGTAG
- a CDS encoding transglutaminase domain-containing protein produces the protein MNKLFCLLKPCICVFALAIVSVLLVAAKTSISTPIKEITPFDLTYGVYLNSSKVGWMRSAMMLNKDKSIKIILELHAAVGGMGQVSTIDISENRKYAGPKMMLQELSFIQKAATGQVIVTGKRSNKELLLTVQAGDAQTQQHHEVLETVYDALAANKLARTGKVGDSVISQHFDPSLQRNITIQQHVKAIENRMFAGVVTRTLRIDATYNDLGINETSWFDETGKILETKVGGFFIARLEPPDVAKKLDYQQDLLVAAVVKTPRAINNPETLEHLTVAFSGFGKMDPPSSPRQKVDRQGDLVVLSLTRDPVLPKISLADMKIPNEIKSEIVATPFIQSQASAIRKAAIAAKGNANLLPEVVEGLTHYVYNHIKAEYVPAYSNALEALNSGRGDCTEYSVLFVGLARALGIPARVAVGIAYWPPGDGFGWHAWAEVFADGRWYTVDPTWNQPIADATHVKLAGGGPAEQARIVMLLGNLKVVALAD, from the coding sequence ATGAATAAATTATTTTGTTTATTGAAGCCATGTATATGTGTTTTTGCATTAGCAATCGTTTCGGTATTATTAGTTGCTGCAAAGACATCCATATCGACACCTATAAAAGAAATAACCCCTTTTGATTTAACTTATGGTGTTTATTTAAATAGCAGTAAAGTTGGCTGGATGCGCTCAGCAATGATGTTAAATAAAGATAAGTCTATTAAGATTATTCTTGAATTGCATGCGGCCGTTGGAGGAATGGGCCAGGTATCGACAATTGATATTTCAGAAAATCGCAAGTATGCAGGCCCCAAAATGATGCTGCAAGAATTATCATTTATTCAAAAAGCAGCAACCGGCCAGGTAATAGTAACTGGCAAACGTTCAAACAAAGAATTGTTATTAACCGTACAAGCTGGTGACGCCCAAACGCAACAACACCACGAAGTTTTAGAGACAGTGTATGACGCACTAGCGGCAAATAAGTTAGCGCGTACCGGCAAGGTTGGTGATAGTGTTATTTCACAACATTTTGATCCCTCATTGCAACGCAACATAACTATTCAACAGCATGTAAAAGCAATCGAGAATCGGATGTTTGCCGGGGTTGTTACTCGCACTTTACGTATTGATGCAACTTATAATGATCTTGGTATCAATGAGACCAGTTGGTTTGATGAAACCGGCAAGATACTCGAAACTAAAGTGGGTGGCTTTTTTATCGCAAGATTAGAACCACCAGATGTCGCTAAAAAGCTTGATTATCAGCAAGACTTGCTAGTAGCCGCTGTAGTTAAAACTCCACGTGCAATAAATAATCCAGAAACTCTTGAGCATTTAACCGTAGCCTTTTCAGGTTTTGGTAAGATGGATCCACCATCGTCACCACGACAAAAGGTTGATCGGCAAGGTGATTTAGTAGTGCTGAGCTTAACTCGTGATCCTGTACTGCCAAAAATATCATTGGCTGATATGAAAATACCCAATGAGATTAAAAGCGAAATTGTCGCGACGCCATTTATTCAAAGTCAGGCGTCAGCTATTCGCAAAGCCGCAATAGCAGCAAAAGGCAATGCTAATTTGCTACCTGAGGTAGTCGAGGGTTTAACTCATTATGTGTATAATCATATCAAGGCTGAATATGTACCGGCATATTCTAATGCCCTTGAGGCACTTAATAGCGGTCGAGGGGATTGTACTGAATATAGTGTACTATTTGTAGGTTTAGCGCGAGCTTTAGGCATCCCAGCCCGAGTTGCGGTTGGTATTGCTTATTGGCCACCCGGCGATGGTTTTGGTTGGCATGCTTGGGCTGAAGTCTTTGCAGATGGTCGTTGGTATACGGTTGATCCAACCTGGAACCAACCGATTGCTGACGCCACCCATGTAAAGCTTGCTGGTGGCGGGCCAGCCGAACAAGCACGCATCGTTATGCTGTTAGGTAATCTTAAGGTAGTAGCATTAGCCGATTAA